From the Methanobacterium sp. CWC-01 genome, the window TGCTGGATCATCTGTACCTATCGGCGGAGATGGTCCATGAAAAGATGAGGCATCTTAAATTCCCGGATGAACTTTCCCAACAGGTATTGCACTTAATTTTAAGCCACCATGGTAAGGTAAATCTGGGCTGGGGGTCCAGTGTCAATCCCAAACTACCGGAAGCGGTGGCCCTGCACCATGCTGACAACCTGGATGCCCGGGTGAAGGAGATGATGGATAAATAGGGGGAATTCTGTGTGCGAAACCTGCGACTTCTGCGGCCGACCCGCCACGGAAAGGTGCGTAATTTGCGACCGGTGCTACTGTACCCTGCATAAGGGGGCGCACAGTTACTGCTACCGTTGTGATATGGGCACCGAATTTTTCGAGTACAAATCAGATATGTTATGAGGCACTATAGGGATCCATCCACTTATAAAGATCGTTTTTAAGCAATTGGAGTAATTCTAGCCGGATTTCGGGGTTTCTATTAGAAACTGATTTCACTCCGGGAAACTGCCTTAAAGTTTTAATGCAAAGTATTCACCACATCTAATCTTTTTAATGACGCAGATCATCATTTCCAGCCCAGAATCACCACAGCATATCCAGACACCCCGAATAACCTTTGCAGATAAAGAACTATGGTGACTTTTTTAGCCAAATACCATTTTAAATAAGCTGATTTATTAAAAATAACAATGGAAAGTGCTACTCCCAAAGGACCTATTCAGATAAGACCACAGAGAGTCTTAAATGTTTAAAAGAGCTTAGTGTGTGTCCTTTTTTCGATTTAAAACCACAACCTTTATAAGTGATTTAGAGGTTAAGTAGTGTCTGTCCCCAAACCCCCTGAAAGGGTTTTTTAAAATTGGGATACGGAGGCGATATAATTTGGAGAAAAATACTTTTAGCAGTTTGCTTGCTGGCCAGTTTATCCTGGGCTGGTATGGCTGGCGCAAGTGCAGCAGACAATGAAACAGCCCCAGCATTGACTGTTAATAACAGTACCATGCAGCAACCAGCAGAAACCGAGGTCAATATCAACCAATCCACAGCGTCGTCCGTGAACATATCCACCAACGACTCTACAGATACAGCAGAAAACCTAACCCCTGATTCCAGTGATGAACAATTAGAAGCAGCAGCAGGGACCACTAAAACCCTTAGCACCACCACCTTCACCCTGAGCCAGATCAAAGACGCAGCGAACCGAGTCAAATCCTACATCGAAACCAGTAAAAGACTTCCAGAGTATGTGACCATCGGCAGCAGTCAGGTGCAGATGTCTGATTTTTTGAAACTTCTTACCACGGCACTGTTGCAGATAAACAGCGGGAAAAGCACCAGCATTACACTAGAAACAGTTAACCATGCAGCAAACCCCACTGAGAACATTAAATGCGGTACCATAACCAAGGCTGGATATTTAGATATTGCCAAACGGGTTAACACGTTTATAGATGCCAATGGCCGTTTACCAAACTACGTAACCAGTAGTCTTGGTAAATTAAGATCAGAATCCCTGGTCTTTATGTTTTCACGTGTACTCAGTTTCCACCAAACCAACAACCGTCTACCCAGCTATGTCTCAGTAACTCCCTGGGTAACATCCACCACCACCGACATGGCCGTGCCAGATTCACTGAAGATATACCTGGCCGCTACCACCAACTGTCAGGTTAACAATAGCCAAATCCAGGCCCTGGCAGCTTCCATTACCAGTGGCAAAACTTCCAGCTACGCTAAAGCCGAGGCCCTGTTTAACTGGGTGAGGGATAACATCGACTATTCTTTCTACTACAACACCAAAAATGGAGCAGTAGGAACCCTGAATGCCAAAACCGGGAACTGCGTGGATACCAGCCACCTGTTAATAGCCCTGTGCCGGGCGGTAGGAATCCCAGCTCGATATCAGCACGGAACCTGTAAGTTCACCAGCGGAACATATGGACACGTGTGGGCTCAGATCTGGGTGAACGGGGTATGGTACAACGCCGATGCAACCAGTTCCAGGAATTATTTCGGTGAGGTTAACAGCTGGACCCTAACCACACTGAAAGGCACCTACGCATCTCTGCCCTTTTAAAAAACATCCAAGTGAGGTGAGAAGATGATGAAAAAAGGAATAATTGCCCTGGTGGCCATTGTCGCCGCGGTGGGTCTGGTTTTCGCCGCCTACAGTGATTCTGAAAACGAGACCAGTAATGATTCAGCCAGTATACAGCAACCAGACAACGACCACTCCAGTGAAAAAAACAGTACCGATACCACCCTAATCTCAGCAGCCAAGGCTAAGAAAATCGCAGGAAAATACATTGAAGAACCAGGAGCAACAGCCGGCACCCCAGAACTGGTAACCTCAGGCGAGAAAAAGATCTACATAGTACCCGTTATCTATAACGGAGAACAGGTGGGAGAAATTGAAATAGACGCAGTGACCGGGGAAAACCTGGGAGGATCTGGAGGAGCACCCTGAGGGGCTTCCATCTCCCCCTCTATTTTTTTTTAGTGATATTCACAGAAATTTTATTAAATTTTAATAAATTATTTCACCCTACTTTTACAAAAATATAACCAGAGAACCATGAAGATCCTGTTCGTGGAGCCGCCCAAGGAGTTCTGGTTTCTGATGGGCGAGTACCTGCCACCACCATTGGGTATACTGCAGTTAGCCGCCTTTCTAGAGGAGAAGGGTGATGACTGGGACCTGGAGGTGCTGGACTGCCAGGCTAGGCAGGTGAGGTGGAATAGTCTGGAGAGGCAGCTGGAATCATCCGATCCAGACCTGGTCGTGGTTAGTGGTCTGTCCACCTGTAACGCCTATAATGTCCTGCGTACCGTCTCCCTGGTTAAGAAGATTGACCCAGAGATAAAAACTGTGGTGGGAGGCCAGCACTTCACGGCCCTGGCCCAGGAGAGTCTGGAACAGTACCCGGAGATCGATTTTGTCATACGGGGTGAGGGGGAGTTAACCCTCCTGGAGTTGGCCCGAAGCCTGGACCGGAACAAACCACTACTAAAGATACAGGGATTATCCTATCGCCATATTGATGAAGTTGTACACAACCCTCCCCGTCCTTTGATACAGAACCTGGATGACTTGCCCCTGCCCGGGTACCATTTCATCGAGGACCAGGCCCACCGGTACCACTTCCGGATGATGGCCAACCGTCAGGACGGTTATGCCATGGTAGAGGCCTCCCGAGGTTGCCAGTACACTTGCACCTTCTGTTCCCAGTGGAACTTCTGGGGCGGGCAACTCCGGACTAAATCACCAGCGAGGGTGGCTGATGAAATGGAACACCTCCTCCAGGAATACGGGATCAGCTTCCAGTGGCTCACCGACGACAACCTGGGTCTGGGTACCCACACCCGACAGTTATGTGACGAGCTGATAAAGAGGGGACTTTCAGAGGATCTGAAGTGGTTCCTACAAGCACGCAGTGACGCCATTATAAGAAACCAGGAAGTGCTGCCTAGGATGCGGAAGGCAGGAAACTACTGGGTCATGGCTGGACTGGAACGTCATGACAAGGCCACCATCAACTCTTACCATAAGGGGATCAAGACCGAGGACTCCCGGCAGGCCATGAATCTTTTAAAAGACCATGACATCTTCGCCCAGGCCACCTTCATCACCGGGGACCGGAGTGACAGCCACCAGTCCATGGAGAAGTTCCGGGAATTCGTGAACTACGTGGACCCGGACCTGGCCATCTTCATGATACTGACCCCCTTCCCGGGTACCAAACTGTACGAGACTGCCCAGCGGGAGGGCTGGCTGGAGGATTACAACTGGGCCAACTACGACATGATCCATGCGGTGATGCCCACCCAACACCTCAACCGGGATGAGGTGCAGGAAGAGTTGTACCAGTGCTACCGCGACTACTACGGTAGTATTAAAAGACGCGTGACGGGAGTGTTTTCTAAAAATCAGTTTAAACGAATGACATATCGTTACATGGCTAGTCAGGGCTTATTACAATCTTTGAGGGATCTTTTTTGAAGTAAATTCAAGTAACAAACACCAACTTTTATAGAAAAATAGTGACTAAGATACTAGACCAAGGTAGGAGAATCTCAGAAACATGAAATTAACTTAACAATGCTTTTTTAATAAAATTAATTTGGTAAATGGATTAACCAGAGTTGAATAAAAAAAATCCAACGGCGACGCTATGAAAGAAAGCTTTAACAATCAAATTCTTACCTTACTCTCCTTTGCTGGTTTAATTTTTCTAATATTCTTTTTCCAGTTAGCTCCTTCCTCGGGGATAAATAAACAATTAGTCCTGTTCCTTTTCATCCTTATCTGTATCCTGGGAATGATGGCTGCCGCCTACCCTCAGAGATGTCTTAGCTTTATGAAAATGAAGTCGAGTGGTGATTCCAAGTCCACTGGCCATCACCCAGAATGTGAAATATACCAGAACCACACCTTCACCCTGAATGGTAGGAAGTACTGCATAGGGTGCTCCGGACTCTTTTGTGGCGCAGTGGTGGGTATAATTTTAAGCGCATTATATTTGGTCGAGATGATAAATAGCCCTCAATTTTTCTCGGTTGGAATAATGCTTGTTTATTTATCTTTACTTCAGCTTAGCTTCTTAAAATTAGATAATAAAGTTATCAAATTTTCATCCAACTCTGGCCTGGTACTGGGTTCTACCCTGTTATTACTTGGAATACTAGAGTATAAGGCGAATTTAGCTTCATACTTCCTGGTTCTAACATGTCTATGGATATACACCCGTATGACAACTTCTGCAGAAGACCATACCCGGATTTGTAATGCCTGTCCCGAAACCGAATCCTGTCCTCATAAATAAATTATTTTAAATGATCAATCTCTACTTCGAGCTTTGTATATGGCCCCGGCAATGATTAATATACCGATGAGTACGATCAGTGCTGGCCAGAGGTACTGCCAGAATTCAAATCCATAAATGGCAGACAGCCCAGCTAGAATCAAAATAACCCCAATAATCAGTGGCCCGATAATGTTACCATGTGGTAGTCCAAAACACTCATCCCTCTGGCGTTTATGTGATTTATCCCAGGATCTTTTATCTACACCCTCTTTTAAGGGAGTCCCACATTTAGAACAGAATTCCGCATCATCCTCATTTTTGGTTCCACAGTTGTGGCAGTAAACCATCATTCACACCCTAGGATTAATATGTGGTTTATGTCATAAACAAATTTTCTAGCCCAGAATGACATAAATACAACTGGCCTTTAAAGACTACTTGGAGGTTAAAATGGAGTTAGATCTACCCCACCCCCATATAGTAGAGTGTCACGGGGAGAGTAGCGGGGTCTTTCTCATGTGGGACTTACTTAAACCATTCATACCTGCTGTTGTCTGGGTGGCCTGGTTTTTGGTATGGTGGGGCTTTATTTCAGGATTACTAGTTAGGCCACTGGAAGTGAATTTTAGATAATTTTAAGATTAACCGGGGATAAGTCATTAATACATTCTCTATTAGTGAGGGGGTATCATGGGAGATTCATCATACGTGACCTACTGCCGATTATGTAATGCCAAAGTACCGGCCAATTCCAGTTTCTGCACCGAATGCGGTCAAAACTTAATGGATAGTTCTGGCTCGGACCTGACCTGTGCCAGTTGCGGGGAAAATTTAAGCGATGAGTACCGGTTCTGCCCGGAGTGTGGGGAGAAGATAAAAAGCATTGGTACCTGCCCCCAGTGCACGGCCCGCATACCCCCAGGAACCCGCTTCTGCACCGGGTGTGGCTATGATCTGGGTGAAGACCAGCCATCCCCCGATGAGGATAAACCGACTGAAGATCCGGATAAAACTGGCTTCCTGAAGGGCCTGGGAGGCTTCCGGGATAAGGCCAAGAGCAGCCCGAAGAAAACTTCCCAGATAAAGAAGGAACGGTATCTGGTGTGTGACACCTGCCGGGGTTACTACCAGCTGCAGGAGGGTGAAGAGCCCGAGGACTTCTCGGATGAATGTGAGTGCGGGGGGAAACTGGAGTGCCGGGACTCCAAGGAGTAAACCATGGTTAATATTGAACTCTTAGAATATGGCTATTCTTTTGAAACTGAAAAACACTTCATCAAATTTTTAATAAGTGGACTTTCCAGAGCATATGAAGATAAAATGATTAAGATCCTACCTAACATCCCTGAAGGAGATATTAGGCGATTTGAAATCGAGAGAACCGAAGCTGGCCTGGTGATACTGGAACGGTTTTCAGAAGAACAGTACCCCTTTAACAAGGAAATACCAACTCCTGATGAGATAAAAAGTGTGGAAAAGACTGTGGAAATTTTTATTAAACCATCAGAATAATAATGGATGCTATTATGACGGGGCTATCCTTCTACGGCGGCTTGGATGAGATCGGTGGCAACAAGATCCAGGTTTCATCCCAGGATTCATCCTTCTTTTTTGACTTTGGCCTGGCCTTCTCCCAGGCCAACACCTACCTATCCGAATTCTTACAGCCCCGTAAGGCCAACGGTATCCTGGACTTCGTGGCCCTGGGCCTGTTACCCTGCCTGAAGGGCATCTACCGGGAAGACTACTTAAGACACGTGGGCCTCCACCATACCCCCCAGCCGGCTGTGGATGGGGTGCTCATCAGCCACAGCCACGTGGACCACATGTCCTACGTGCACCATCTACGGGAAGACATCCCCTTATACCTCTCGGAGGAATCCTACCTCATACTGCGGGCCCTGGAGGAGACCGGAGCCGCTACCTTCTCCGAGTTTCTGCACCTTAAAAAATCTTTCCAGCTTCTGCCCAAGGTGAGGGGGGAGGGCTACACCCGCAAGACCATCCCCGTGGACCGGGAGATCCATCTAACCCCGCCCTATCAGGAGTTCCAGGTGGGTGACTTCCAGATTCAATCCGCCCCGGTGGACCATTCCCTGCCCGGGGCAGCGGCCTATCTGGCTGAAGACGAGGATGGTATGATGGTTTACACTGGGGATCTGCGCTTCCACGGTCGTCAACCTGAGTTAACTCATCAGTTCGTGAAAAAGGCCCGTAAGGCCCAGCCCACCACACTGCTCTGTGAGGGGACCCGTATAAACAGCACCGGCAATACCAGTGAGGAAGATATCCAGAAGAAGGCGGAGGATGTGGTAAACGAGTTCCGGGGACTGGTGGTGGTTAACTACCCGGTGCGGGATCTGGACCGGCTTTTAACCTTCTATCAGGTGGCCCGTAACACCGACCGACAGCTGGTGGTGAGCCTTAAACAGGCCTACATCCTGGATCTCTTCCAGGGCCGGGGTTACCCTGAACTTTCAGAGGTGCTGGTCTACCAGCCCAAGAGGGGCTGGGGAATGGTCAGTGATGACACTTATGCCTGTCAGGATGATGAGTGGATTTGTAGCAGTGACTTGGACCCGGAGCTTACGAGACGGGATTACAGGACCTGGGAGCGGGAGTTTCTGGACCAGGATTACACTATAAACTACCGGGAACTACAGGAGAATCCGGAGGACTACATCTTCCGCTGCGACTTTTTCGAATTAAAGGAGTTAATCGATATTAAACCGAAAAACGGTATTTACCTCAAATCCATGACCGAACCCTTCGATGAACAGATGGAGGTCAACGAGGACAAGGTAAAAAGCTGGCTTAGACTGTTCAACCTGCCCTTACTCAAGGGCTTCCATGCCTCAGGCCATGCCAATAGGGAGGAGATCCTGGACATGATCCGAAAGATAAACCCGGAGGAGGTGTACCCCATCCACACCGAGGGCAAGGAACAGTTCAAAGTCTTGGAAGAAGATGGGATAAAGGTTATCTACCCCACCAGAATTTAAAGGAGGATTATTATGGCTTTAAAGTACCTTGAAAAGGATCAGAAAAGAGTGGATAAAAAAATGGAAGAGCTGAAGAATAAACTGGATAAACTGGAACACCAGGCCCAGCTGCAGCGCCTGGAGAAGAAGTATGAAAATTTGAAGGAGTCTGGTAGACCAGAGGATGAGTTAATGTCCGAGTTGTACGAGGAGTTGATTAGGTTGGAGAAGAAGGATAGGCGGTAGTTAATCTTTCCGTATCAATTTGAATTAATTTGTTCATTATAATATTCATTTAATCTATGAAGTAGCAAATCATTTGCTATTTTCCACTATTATTTGCAGATTTTTTTTTGGATCCTCTAAATCAATAAATGTTTAACATATTATTTACAAATATTATTATTGGGACTGTGGGGGATTTTTTATGACTGAAAAAGATAATAACATAAAATGGGGTATTGTCGTTCTTTTAATTCTTTTCGTTATCTTTCCAGGTTTATATATTGCTTTAATTTCTGGGCATCCTTATGGTCTTCTTATTACTGGAATTGGATCTGTGTTAACAGTCATGATTTTCATAAGGTTCTCCGATGACAAGAAAAAAGCTCGAGACTCAGAAATAGCCATGGAAATAAAGACCGATGAGGAGTCCAAAAAAACAATATCCACTACGATTACACCAAGTAAGCTAAAATGGGAAAATTATTCAAATGTCGAAAAGGCTTTTAAATTACTCGGAATTTTAGTCATATTATTCGGATTATCATATGTAATATGGATAGGTTTGAGTGCATCAGAACCATTTATGGGAATTGGTATTATTGGATTGGGTTCTTTTGTTGTTGTCCTTGCTGGAGCGTTCTGTTTATCCGATAAATGGAATTTACATGCGGGGGAATTTAGAAAAGCTCTGACTATATCCATCATTTCAGTGTATTTTGCTTCATTAGCATTTTCAAACAAAATAGTGACAACAAATGTGACTTCCAATGGAACCAATCTAACAAACATAATCGGCTCGATTAATTCAAGCGGTGCTTCAAACGTAATTACCATTGTTAATTCCACTGGCACATCAAAGATAACCCAATGGACCATGGTTGAGCCTGTCTTTAATAACCTGTGGGCTATCGTTATTACCATAATAGCATTTTACTTTGCTCAAAATTGGATTGAACTATATAAGAAGAATAAATAATTAAAACTCCACGAGAAAAAGGAAGGAAATTCAACCCTCCAACCTCACCGACTCCACATAGTAATACCCACTGGGCCCACTCTGAGCCGCCACGTCATCCTTGAAAAACTCCACCTTCTTCCCGAAATGCTCTGCAGATAGATTCAAATGGTACAGGGCAATGCCCATATCAATCTGGTTAAACTTCCCCACAAAGAGGGCCTTCAGGCGGTTGGGCTGGCGGCAGTAGAAGTGCATCAACTCCGCTGATCCGGTGATGTACCAGGGCTGGCTGTTGGTAGAGGAGGGGGCCAGTCGGACCGGCTCCAGGAGTTCCTCTACATCCGGGATGTCAGTTATCTCCCTTAATGATTTCCTTCTAAACTCCTGAATACTCCCCCGGTGCAGGGCTTCCTGGGGTTTGCCCATGGTGAGCAGAATCTGGTAATCAAGGGAAGATGTGGCCAGGGCTTCCTTTTTGGGCTGGGGGATGCCCTGCCAGCAGGTGCCGACACCCCGCCCGGAGAGGTACAGGTCCATCTGCTGCAGCATGAAGCCCACATTCACCCGGTGGCCCTCCTTCTTCTCGGAGAAGGCCAGGAGGTAGTGGGGGGAGCTTTTCATCATCCGAGTCTTAATCAGCTCCCCGGGCACTATTCTAAATTCGGTTTTAATGTCAGGATAAAGGGGTGTGAGTTTCAAAATACTGTTTTCAATCTCCTGCAGGGTCTCTAGGGATAGGGTGCTGGAATCGTAGTTTCGTACTGATTTTCGCCGGAATACGGCCTGGTACAGATCTTCAGAGTTCATGATATCACTCTAGGGTTAGATTTTGATTGTGAGTTTTTCTTTTTATAAGTATTGTGGCCTATATTAAGATTAGATAAGGTGGAGGCGTAGGGTAATGATCACCTGGGAAGAGTATCAAGAGCTGGCTGGAGATCTTCTGGACCGGAATATTGGGAGGGAAGATAATCCCGCCCAGCATGAGGCCATAAAGGCCCCGGCCAGTGAGTCCCAGTTTCTGGTGGCGGGTCCCGGTAGTGGAAAGACCACCGTGATGGTGCTGAAGATCCTCAAGTACATATTTGTGGATGACATAGTCCCTGAAGCCATCATGGCCACCACCTTCACCAGAAAGGCAGCTGCCCAGTTAAACTCCCGGATAATTAACTGGGGAAACAAAATAAAAGACTCTCTTCTTGAACAGGCCACCTATGAAAAACAGCACCCCCATCTGCAGGGTCTGGAACTGGATAGGATCATAACCGGCACCCTGGACAGCCTGGCCCAGGAACTCCTGGGAGGCATCCTGGTCCTGGAGGAGCAGGCCACCCGGTCCATCCTGATGCAGAAACTGATCCAGGCTGATCTGCAACGTCATCCTGATCTATTAAACTACCTGAAAGTACTGGGCAACCAGCAGGGTACCCTGAACCTGACTGGAATGTGCGACCTCCTCCTGGAGTTTAAGGACCGCATCTACCATGACCAGGTGGACCTGGCCGCCTTCCAGGAGGGTTCAGAACACCCCGGTGCCAGGCTGGCCCTGAATTGTCTAAAGGAGTACCAGGAAGATCTCAAGAATAGACAGCTTTACGATTTCGCCCGTCTGGAGGCTGCCTTTCTAGGTAAGTTGCACAGGGGAGACATCCCCCTGGAGGGTCTTAAAGTGGTACTGGTGGATGAGTACCAGGACACCAACCTCCTCCAGGAGAGCATCTACTTCCAACTGGCCAGGGAAGCCGTGAAAAATGGGGGTAACATCACCGTGGTAGGGGATGATGACCAGTCCCTGTACCGCTTCCGGGGAGCCACGGTGGATCTGTTCACCCAGTACCAGAGGCGGATCAAAGGGGCCCTGGATGTGGATGCCCGGGTCATCCACCTTTCCCAGAACTACCGTTCCACCCCCCAGATCGTGAATTTTTGCAACACCTTCCTGGAGGTGGATGAGGATTACCAGTATGCCCGGGTTACCAGTAAACCCAGCATCCAGGCCACCCGTAGGGGTAATCATTACCCGGTTCTGGGCATGTTTCGCCGGGATCGTAAAACCCTGGCCCGGGACCTGGCCCGCTTCATAAGCCAGGCCCTCTACGGGGAGGGCTACCACTGCCCGGAATTCACCATAAAACTGGATAAAAAGGATAGCTCTTTGCTGATGGCCAGTCCCCTGGAGTACACCACCCACAGTGCCCGGCGCTTCCCCCACTACCTGCGTCACTTCCTGGAAGAGGAGGGCCTGGAGGTCTACAACCCCCGGGGGGAGAGCCTGGAACGGGCCCATTCCACGGAACTACTGGCGGGCCTGGTTTTAGAATGTCTGGACCCGGATCGGTCTGTGGAAAACTCCCTGGACCGCCTGCCCAGCAAGGCCCGGAGCAGCTTCCACCAGTGGAGGAAAACCGCTCGGAAGAGCAGCATACTGGAGAAAGTGCAAGAAGAGTGGCCGGGTAACCAGGAACTACACCTCCTGGAATTGTGGTACGATCTTTTAAGTTACACCCATAATGAGGATGGAGAGGAGTGTCTGCGGGCGGAGGCCTTAACCCGGACCATTGAACAGGCCTCTCACTTTGCCCATTACCAGGGTCGGGTGGTGCTAGGGGAGGAGGCATCCATCCAGGAAGTGTACTGGAACCTGCTGGTCCCCCTGGCCACCGGGGCCATCGAAGTGGATGAGATGCTCCTTAACCAGCGACCTGCTCCCCCCAACCGGGTCAACATCATGAGCATCCACCAAGCCAAGGGACTGGAGTTCCCCCTGGTGGTGGTGGATGTGGGTTCCGACTACAGCCGGATACACCGCTCCCATGCCTACAAGCGCTTCCCACTGGATGGGGACCGGGCCTCCCATTTGGAAGACCAGCTGCGGGCCTACTCACCCCTGGGTGAACCAGCCCGTACCAGCCGGGACCGGGCCTTCGATGATCTCATACGCCAGTACTACGTAGCCTTCAGCAGGCCACAGGACCTTCTTCTATTAATTGGACTCTTACCAGTTAAAGACGGTTATCGAGTGGATAAAGAACGTTTTTACATTCCCAACGTGGCTACTGGCTGGGATCGGGAGGCCCGGTGGCC encodes:
- a CDS encoding pseudomurein-binding repeat-containing protein, translating into MGYGGDIIWRKILLAVCLLASLSWAGMAGASAADNETAPALTVNNSTMQQPAETEVNINQSTASSVNISTNDSTDTAENLTPDSSDEQLEAAAGTTKTLSTTTFTLSQIKDAANRVKSYIETSKRLPEYVTIGSSQVQMSDFLKLLTTALLQINSGKSTSITLETVNHAANPTENIKCGTITKAGYLDIAKRVNTFIDANGRLPNYVTSSLGKLRSESLVFMFSRVLSFHQTNNRLPSYVSVTPWVTSTTTDMAVPDSLKIYLAATTNCQVNNSQIQALAASITSGKTSSYAKAEALFNWVRDNIDYSFYYNTKNGAVGTLNAKTGNCVDTSHLLIALCRAVGIPARYQHGTCKFTSGTYGHVWAQIWVNGVWYNADATSSRNYFGEVNSWTLTTLKGTYASLPF
- a CDS encoding PepSY domain-containing protein, with translation MMKKGIIALVAIVAAVGLVFAAYSDSENETSNDSASIQQPDNDHSSEKNSTDTTLISAAKAKKIAGKYIEEPGATAGTPELVTSGEKKIYIVPVIYNGEQVGEIEIDAVTGENLGGSGGAP
- a CDS encoding B12-binding domain-containing radical SAM protein is translated as MKILFVEPPKEFWFLMGEYLPPPLGILQLAAFLEEKGDDWDLEVLDCQARQVRWNSLERQLESSDPDLVVVSGLSTCNAYNVLRTVSLVKKIDPEIKTVVGGQHFTALAQESLEQYPEIDFVIRGEGELTLLELARSLDRNKPLLKIQGLSYRHIDEVVHNPPRPLIQNLDDLPLPGYHFIEDQAHRYHFRMMANRQDGYAMVEASRGCQYTCTFCSQWNFWGGQLRTKSPARVADEMEHLLQEYGISFQWLTDDNLGLGTHTRQLCDELIKRGLSEDLKWFLQARSDAIIRNQEVLPRMRKAGNYWVMAGLERHDKATINSYHKGIKTEDSRQAMNLLKDHDIFAQATFITGDRSDSHQSMEKFREFVNYVDPDLAIFMILTPFPGTKLYETAQREGWLEDYNWANYDMIHAVMPTQHLNRDEVQEELYQCYRDYYGSIKRRVTGVFSKNQFKRMTYRYMASQGLLQSLRDLF
- a CDS encoding zinc-ribbon domain-containing protein, yielding MMVYCHNCGTKNEDDAEFCSKCGTPLKEGVDKRSWDKSHKRQRDECFGLPHGNIIGPLIIGVILILAGLSAIYGFEFWQYLWPALIVLIGILIIAGAIYKARSRD
- a CDS encoding zinc ribbon domain-containing protein — its product is MGDSSYVTYCRLCNAKVPANSSFCTECGQNLMDSSGSDLTCASCGENLSDEYRFCPECGEKIKSIGTCPQCTARIPPGTRFCTGCGYDLGEDQPSPDEDKPTEDPDKTGFLKGLGGFRDKAKSSPKKTSQIKKERYLVCDTCRGYYQLQEGEEPEDFSDECECGGKLECRDSKE
- a CDS encoding MBL fold metallo-hydrolase, producing the protein MDAIMTGLSFYGGLDEIGGNKIQVSSQDSSFFFDFGLAFSQANTYLSEFLQPRKANGILDFVALGLLPCLKGIYREDYLRHVGLHHTPQPAVDGVLISHSHVDHMSYVHHLREDIPLYLSEESYLILRALEETGAATFSEFLHLKKSFQLLPKVRGEGYTRKTIPVDREIHLTPPYQEFQVGDFQIQSAPVDHSLPGAAAYLAEDEDGMMVYTGDLRFHGRQPELTHQFVKKARKAQPTTLLCEGTRINSTGNTSEEDIQKKAEDVVNEFRGLVVVNYPVRDLDRLLTFYQVARNTDRQLVVSLKQAYILDLFQGRGYPELSEVLVYQPKRGWGMVSDDTYACQDDEWICSSDLDPELTRRDYRTWEREFLDQDYTINYRELQENPEDYIFRCDFFELKELIDIKPKNGIYLKSMTEPFDEQMEVNEDKVKSWLRLFNLPLLKGFHASGHANREEILDMIRKINPEEVYPIHTEGKEQFKVLEEDGIKVIYPTRI
- a CDS encoding nitroreductase family protein, translated to MNSEDLYQAVFRRKSVRNYDSSTLSLETLQEIENSILKLTPLYPDIKTEFRIVPGELIKTRMMKSSPHYLLAFSEKKEGHRVNVGFMLQQMDLYLSGRGVGTCWQGIPQPKKEALATSSLDYQILLTMGKPQEALHRGSIQEFRRKSLREITDIPDVEELLEPVRLAPSSTNSQPWYITGSAELMHFYCRQPNRLKALFVGKFNQIDMGIALYHLNLSAEHFGKKVEFFKDDVAAQSGPSGYYYVESVRLEG
- a CDS encoding DEAD/DEAH box helicase; translated protein: MITWEEYQELAGDLLDRNIGREDNPAQHEAIKAPASESQFLVAGPGSGKTTVMVLKILKYIFVDDIVPEAIMATTFTRKAAAQLNSRIINWGNKIKDSLLEQATYEKQHPHLQGLELDRIITGTLDSLAQELLGGILVLEEQATRSILMQKLIQADLQRHPDLLNYLKVLGNQQGTLNLTGMCDLLLEFKDRIYHDQVDLAAFQEGSEHPGARLALNCLKEYQEDLKNRQLYDFARLEAAFLGKLHRGDIPLEGLKVVLVDEYQDTNLLQESIYFQLAREAVKNGGNITVVGDDDQSLYRFRGATVDLFTQYQRRIKGALDVDARVIHLSQNYRSTPQIVNFCNTFLEVDEDYQYARVTSKPSIQATRRGNHYPVLGMFRRDRKTLARDLARFISQALYGEGYHCPEFTIKLDKKDSSLLMASPLEYTTHSARRFPHYLRHFLEEEGLEVYNPRGESLERAHSTELLAGLVLECLDPDRSVENSLDRLPSKARSSFHQWRKTARKSSILEKVQEEWPGNQELHLLELWYDLLSYTHNEDGEECLRAEALTRTIEQASHFAHYQGRVVLGEEASIQEVYWNLLVPLATGAIEVDEMLLNQRPAPPNRVNIMSIHQAKGLEFPLVVVDVGSDYSRIHRSHAYKRFPLDGDRASHLEDQLRAYSPLGEPARTSRDRAFDDLIRQYYVAFSRPQDLLLLIGLLPVKDGYRVDKERFYIPNVATGWDREARWPWRGLDNLFLI